One Pectinophora gossypiella chromosome 21, ilPecGoss1.1, whole genome shotgun sequence genomic region harbors:
- the LOC126376689 gene encoding PSME3-interacting protein — protein sequence MSSGFISESEILEARRRRQEEWEKVRTEDQPREVPEEPYDTRPLYQRLEENRMKKDAEYEEAHKLKNMIRGLDDDEVGFLDLVERTKAKAAQQISMEEKKEMQEFRERVSSLAETEEMQRLRAQLAPTRPAQPAAGNQKNKLQGVLVRKRKASDIEGETKDKEARTAKSNGVRNTSDPEPDSTTAMQQPGDNGALHCVGVLPGLGDYDTDSTSDSDSSSEEETNDNCCAKRDLLGRRAEQQEEKRKEESKS from the exons ATGAGTTCTGGGTTTATATCCGAGTCGGAGATATTAGAGGCTCGGCGTCGTCGACAGGAGGAATGGGAGAAAGTGCGTACGGAGGATCAGCCGAGGG AGGTTCCAGAAGAGCCCTACGACACTCGACCACTGTACCAACGTCTTGAAGAAAACCGCATGAAGAAAGATGCAGAATATGAGGAGGCTCATAAGCTCA AAAACATGATCCGTGGTctggatgatgatgaagttggcTTCTTGGACCTGGTGGAACGTACCAAAGCCAAAGCAGCGCAGCAGATATCTATGGAAGAAAAGAAAGAGATGCAAGAGTTTAG GGAGCGAGTATCAAGCCTAGCAGAGACGGAGGAGATGCAGCGGCTGCGCGCGCAGCTGGCGCCGACGCGGCCTGCGCAGCCCGCCGCCGGCAACCAGAAAAACAAGCTGCAAGGG GTGTTAGTAAGGAAACGGAAGGCGAGTGACATCGAAGGTGAAACAAAGGACAAAGAAGCTCGCACTGCGAAGAGCAATGGCGTCCGCAACACaag CGACCCAGAACCGGACAGTACGACAGCCATGCAGCAGCCAGGCGATAACGGCGCTCTGCACTGCGTAGGAGTACTGCCAGGCCTCGGAGACTACGACACGGACTCCACCAGCGACTCTGACTCCTCCAGCGAGGAGGAAACT AACGACAACTGCTGCGCTAAACGCGACCTACTAGGCCGCAGGGCTGAGCAGCAAGAGGAGAAGAGAAAAGAGGAAAGCAAGAGCTAG